One Vigna unguiculata cultivar IT97K-499-35 chromosome 7, ASM411807v1, whole genome shotgun sequence genomic region harbors:
- the LOC114192709 gene encoding uncharacterized protein LOC114192709 — protein MNMLVLSSQISSCDVFFFSNTMHSIIMQVMVNHVLKFLMKNIRCRLLGAVLALVLVHILLFSTFCVRHDQRFSRDTFLSRKLLSSSSSSSSSDSASRSERKLSGNKKQTKKAVEPSLRKAPSSVPNPTQNK, from the exons ATGAACATGCTTGTTTTGTCTTCTCAAATAAGCAGCTGTGATGTCTTTTTCTTCTCAAATACGATGCATAGTATAATAATGCAAGTAATGGTGAACCACGTGCTTAAA TTTCTGATGAAGAACATCAGGTGCAGACTTTTGGGTGCAGTGTTGGCTTTGGTGCTtgttcacattcttttgttcTCTACTTTCTGTGTCCGCCATGACCAGAGATTTTCAAGAGACACATTTCTTTCTAGGAAGTTGCtgtcttcatcatcatcatcatcatcttctgaTTCAGCTTCCAGAAGTGAAAGAAAACTAAGTGGAAACAAGAAACAGACCAAGAAAGCTGTGGAGCCAAGCTTGAGGAAAGCACCATCAAGTGTTCCAAATCCAACACAGAACAAGTAG
- the LOC114192170 gene encoding uncharacterized protein LOC114192170, whose translation MSTPPSSNLKTSHTVQVFSAIKPSPHAPSQSSSSALSSMKLKSLIHTLIVSHMCRIIRALSKLKAAILQTLKGNHSNNIHYLHHRKQKMTKKIISGSFRLHYNWCSSKSSQLITVPARVFQGLSNPPDSDHFYEDCHGSAHLSGYLRWLEDKISDDDSNDTKSYCDTNEIDMLAELFIADCHEKFRLEKQESDRMFHEMLARGM comes from the coding sequence ATGTCTACTCCTCCATCTTCCAATCTGAAAACCTCACACACAGTTCAAGTTTTCTCCGCCATAAAACCATCACCACATGCTCCATCACAATCTTCTTCATCAGCCCTAAGCTCCATGAAGCTGAAGAGCCTCATCCACACCCTCATAGTCTCCCACATGTGCCGCATCATTCGTGCACTCTCCAAACTCAAAGCTGCAATCTTGCAAACCCTCAAGGGAAACCACTCCAACAACATTCACTACCTCCACCACAGAAAGCAAAAGATGACCAAGAAGATCATCTCCGGCTCCTTCAGGCTTCACTACAACTGGTGCTCCTCCAAATCCTCTCAGCTCATCACAGTCCCCGCAAGGGTCTTTCAGGGTTTGTCCAATCCTCCCGATTCCGACCACTTCTACGAGGACTGTCACGGCAGCGCCCACCTCTCCGGTTACTTGCGGTGGCTGGAAGACAAGATTTCCGACGACGATAGCAATGACACCAAAAGTTATTGTGACACTAACGAAATCGATATGCTGGCGGAATTGTTCATTGCGGATTGTCACGAGAAGTTTAGGTTGGAGAAGCAAGAATCTGATAGAATGTTCCATGAAATGTTGGCCAGAGGCATGTAA